In the Orenia marismortui DSM 5156 genome, one interval contains:
- a CDS encoding DNA polymerase IV, with translation MELNIIHVDMDAFYASIEQRDNFKLKGRAVIIGGKSKRGVVSTASYEARKYGVHSAMPIIKARQLCPHGVYLRPNHQKYKEVSQQIREIFYQYTDLVEPLALDEAYLDVSANDKNSIKIAKEIKRKIKSKLKLTASVGVSYNKFLAKLASDFNKPNGFKIISPFKAKDIIFPLDVSYLWGVGPKTEDKLKEMGFYKIKDIAKGDRNFLIRLLGKKGYQVYNLAHAVDNRKVSPPSLPKSIGKEITFKRDTKDKIVLRGYLRDLSKKVSDRAIKNNVKGKTVVLKLKYEDFEELSRSKSINHYIYEEEDIYDLGYQLLNKLDLSKKLRLIGITLSNLVKNNVEQLKLL, from the coding sequence ATGGAACTTAATATTATACATGTGGATATGGATGCTTTTTATGCTTCTATTGAACAGCGGGATAATTTCAAGCTAAAAGGTAGAGCTGTAATTATTGGAGGTAAGAGTAAGAGAGGGGTAGTAAGTACAGCTTCTTATGAGGCAAGAAAATATGGCGTACACTCTGCTATGCCTATTATTAAGGCGAGGCAATTATGTCCACATGGGGTTTATCTTAGACCGAATCATCAGAAATATAAAGAGGTTTCACAACAGATAAGAGAAATTTTTTATCAGTATACAGATTTAGTAGAGCCACTTGCTTTAGATGAAGCTTATTTAGATGTGAGTGCTAATGATAAGAATAGTATTAAAATTGCTAAAGAAATTAAAAGAAAGATCAAAAGTAAACTAAAGTTAACAGCTTCAGTAGGTGTTAGTTATAATAAATTCTTGGCTAAATTAGCTTCAGATTTTAATAAACCTAATGGATTTAAAATTATATCTCCTTTTAAGGCAAAAGATATAATCTTCCCCTTAGATGTCAGTTATTTATGGGGGGTAGGACCTAAGACTGAGGATAAGTTAAAAGAGATGGGTTTTTATAAGATTAAAGATATTGCTAAAGGAGATAGAAATTTCTTAATCAGATTATTAGGTAAAAAAGGATATCAAGTGTATAATTTAGCTCATGCTGTAGATAATAGAAAAGTAAGTCCACCTAGTTTGCCAAAATCTATTGGTAAAGAGATAACTTTTAAGCGTGATACAAAAGATAAAATAGTTCTAAGAGGTTATTTAAGAGATTTAAGTAAAAAAGTAAGTGATCGAGCAATTAAGAATAATGTAAAAGGAAAGACTGTAGTATTAAAGTTAAAATATGAAGACTTTGAGGAGTTATCAAGAAGTAAAAGTATTAATCATTATATTTATGAGGAAGAAGATATCTATGACTTGGGATATCAACTTCTTAATAAATTAGATTTAAGTAAAAAGCTTAGATTAATTGGAATTACATTAAGCAATTTAGTAAAAAATAATGTCGAACAATTAAAATTATTATAA
- a CDS encoding lysophospholipid acyltransferase family protein yields the protein MIKTISWFTYFWLYQIALLGSLIKMKFLELKGEDDRVKNYTNQLAKNWAKSLVDFTGSEIIVKGEDKIPEEPVLFVANHQGSFDIPLLLGYINKPKAFIAKWELRYMPFVSSWMKNMKCIFIKRNDFRQTLRAFKDAGKVFDAGQSLVIFPEGTRSCSNKLGDFKRGSLKIALREEVAIVPVTIKGSYKLREANNGLIKGDKVELILSDPIYVESLSKEQRNDLTLIVREKIKSNL from the coding sequence ATGATTAAAACAATTAGTTGGTTTACTTATTTTTGGTTATATCAAATTGCATTATTAGGCTCACTAATTAAGATGAAATTTTTAGAGCTAAAAGGAGAAGATGATAGGGTTAAAAATTATACCAATCAATTAGCCAAAAACTGGGCTAAAAGTCTGGTCGATTTTACAGGTAGTGAGATTATAGTTAAAGGAGAAGATAAGATACCAGAAGAGCCAGTATTATTTGTAGCTAATCATCAAGGATCTTTTGATATTCCCTTATTATTAGGTTATATTAATAAACCAAAGGCTTTTATAGCAAAATGGGAATTAAGGTATATGCCCTTTGTTAGTAGTTGGATGAAAAATATGAAGTGTATTTTCATAAAAAGAAATGACTTTCGTCAGACTTTGAGAGCATTTAAAGATGCAGGAAAAGTATTTGATGCTGGTCAATCTTTAGTTATCTTTCCAGAAGGGACAAGAAGCTGCTCTAATAAATTAGGAGATTTTAAAAGAGGTAGTTTAAAGATAGCTTTGAGAGAAGAAGTAGCAATAGTACCAGTGACAATTAAAGGTTCTTATAAGTTAAGGGAAGCAAATAATGGTTTGATTAAAGGTGATAAAGTAGAGCTGATTTTATCAGATCCAATTTATGTTGAGAGCTTAAGTAAAGAACAGAGAAATGATTTAACCTTGATTGTACGGGAAAAGATAAAAAGTAATTTATAA
- a CDS encoding glutathione S-transferase family protein codes for MIKLYQFQTCPFCIKVRNKLDEMELDYETVEVPKDKAKRTKIKELSGQIKVPVIEDSDGTVVNDSRKIIEYLEGKYS; via the coding sequence ATGATTAAGTTATATCAATTTCAAACTTGTCCTTTCTGTATTAAGGTACGTAATAAATTAGATGAGATGGAATTGGACTATGAGACTGTTGAAGTCCCTAAGGATAAAGCAAAGAGAACTAAGATTAAAGAATTATCAGGCCAAATTAAAGTTCCGGTAATAGAAGATAGTGATGGAACTGTAGTTAATGATTCTAGAAAAATTATAGAATATTTAGAAGGAAAATATAGTTAA
- a CDS encoding zinc ribbon domain-containing protein → MSEIDNYQCPKCGNRNYETDKFAATGSGLSKMFDIQNKKFTTVTCTKCKYTELFKADVSMLGNIFDFFT, encoded by the coding sequence ATGTCTGAAATAGATAATTATCAATGTCCTAAATGTGGTAATAGAAATTATGAGACTGATAAGTTTGCAGCTACTGGTAGTGGATTATCTAAGATGTTTGATATACAGAATAAGAAATTTACTACTGTTACCTGTACTAAGTGTAAGTATACAGAACTATTTAAAGCAGATGTCAGTATGTTAGGTAATATATTTGATTTCTTCACATAA
- a CDS encoding CoA-disulfide reductase: MGKKVLIVGGVAGGASTAARLRRVDEEAEIIIFEKGEHISFANCGLPYHIGEVIKERDKLLVQTPEAMEARFDIDVRVMNEVLDIDKEKKEVKVKDWTKNEVYTESYDALVLSPGADPIKPPLPGIDGKNIFTLRNIPDTDKIKGFVDNNNPERAVVVGAGYIGVEMAENLHHRGVDVSVVELAPQVLGPIDADMAAMVHNHMRSKGINLHLSDGVKAFREEGNKTIVELQSGEEIETDLVVMSIGVKPSTKLAKEAGLELGKTGAIKVNDYLQTSDENIYAIGDAIEVTDFVTKQPAHIPLAGPANKQGRIVANNLVGNKEKFIGTQGTAIAKVFDLTVAATGNNEKQLKKAGIDYEVSYTNSKNHAGYYPGAIPMTIKIIFTPDEGKILGAQAVGYDGVDKRIDVLATTIRFEKTVFDLQEIELAYAPPFGSAKDPVNMAGFAAGNILKGKVDVIHWHEIEDLSEDAIILDVREEVEVQLGKIEGSINIPVNSLRDRLDELDKNKEIVIYCAVGLRGYIGARILMQHGFNKVKNLSGGYKLYKEIKNDKEAVIDDCNTPDYQKMTTASNPEEGQIVGKQLESNQSGKRVSLDACGLQCPGPIMQVANKMKELDQGDVLEVVATDPGFVADIGAWCKSTGNKLLDSGQEGHNFTASIQKGQGRTAVANTNDKNKKTMVVFSGELDRAIASFIIANGAAAMGSEVTLFFTFWGLNILRKKENVKVEKTMMDKMFGKMMPQGSEKLPLSNMNMFGMGPKMIRKVMNDKGVDSLEALIGQAKLNGVRLVACQMSMDVMGIKKEELIEGVEVGGVASFLSDAEESNMSLFI; the protein is encoded by the coding sequence ATGGGTAAAAAAGTATTAATTGTTGGTGGTGTAGCTGGTGGAGCAAGTACAGCAGCTAGATTGAGAAGAGTTGATGAAGAGGCAGAGATTATTATCTTTGAAAAAGGAGAGCATATTTCTTTTGCTAACTGTGGTCTGCCCTATCATATTGGTGAAGTGATTAAAGAACGTGATAAATTATTAGTACAGACTCCAGAAGCAATGGAAGCTAGATTTGATATTGATGTACGAGTAATGAATGAAGTATTAGACATTGATAAAGAGAAGAAAGAAGTTAAGGTAAAGGATTGGACCAAAAATGAAGTATATACTGAAAGTTATGATGCTTTAGTATTATCTCCAGGTGCAGATCCAATTAAGCCTCCCTTACCAGGAATTGATGGCAAGAATATCTTTACACTAAGAAATATTCCTGATACTGATAAGATTAAAGGATTTGTTGATAATAATAATCCTGAACGTGCTGTTGTTGTTGGAGCTGGATATATTGGAGTAGAGATGGCTGAGAATTTACACCATCGTGGTGTAGATGTATCAGTAGTAGAATTAGCACCACAAGTATTAGGTCCAATTGATGCTGATATGGCAGCAATGGTTCACAATCATATGCGTAGTAAGGGAATTAATCTACACTTATCTGACGGAGTTAAAGCTTTTAGAGAAGAAGGGAATAAGACAATTGTAGAGTTACAGAGTGGAGAAGAGATTGAAACTGATTTAGTGGTTATGTCTATTGGGGTTAAGCCAAGTACTAAGCTAGCTAAAGAAGCAGGATTAGAATTAGGTAAGACAGGAGCTATTAAAGTTAATGATTATCTACAGACTTCTGATGAAAATATTTATGCTATTGGAGATGCTATTGAGGTAACTGACTTTGTAACTAAACAACCTGCTCATATTCCTTTAGCTGGACCTGCTAATAAGCAAGGAAGAATTGTAGCTAATAATCTAGTAGGGAATAAAGAGAAGTTTATTGGAACTCAAGGTACAGCAATTGCTAAGGTCTTTGATTTAACTGTAGCTGCTACTGGAAATAATGAAAAGCAACTTAAAAAAGCAGGAATTGATTATGAAGTATCTTATACTAATTCCAAGAATCATGCAGGATATTATCCAGGTGCAATTCCAATGACTATTAAGATTATCTTCACGCCTGATGAAGGTAAAATATTAGGTGCTCAAGCAGTTGGATATGATGGAGTAGATAAGCGAATAGATGTTCTTGCTACTACAATTAGATTTGAGAAGACAGTTTTTGATTTGCAAGAGATAGAATTAGCTTATGCTCCACCTTTTGGTTCTGCTAAAGATCCAGTAAATATGGCTGGTTTTGCTGCCGGTAATATTTTAAAGGGGAAAGTTGATGTAATTCATTGGCATGAAATTGAAGATTTAAGTGAAGATGCTATTATTTTAGATGTAAGAGAAGAGGTAGAGGTTCAGTTAGGGAAGATTGAAGGTTCTATCAATATTCCAGTTAATAGCTTAAGAGATAGATTAGATGAGTTAGATAAGAATAAAGAGATTGTAATTTATTGTGCAGTTGGATTGAGAGGTTATATTGGAGCTAGAATCTTAATGCAACATGGATTTAATAAGGTTAAGAATCTATCTGGAGGATATAAATTATATAAAGAGATTAAGAATGATAAAGAAGCTGTAATAGATGATTGCAATACTCCTGATTATCAGAAAATGACAACGGCTTCTAATCCTGAGGAGGGGCAGATAGTGGGAAAGCAATTAGAAAGTAATCAAAGTGGTAAAAGGGTGAGCCTTGATGCTTGTGGATTACAATGCCCTGGACCAATTATGCAGGTAGCTAATAAGATGAAAGAGTTAGATCAAGGTGATGTATTAGAGGTTGTAGCAACAGACCCAGGATTTGTAGCAGATATTGGAGCATGGTGCAAAAGTACAGGAAATAAGTTGCTAGATAGTGGTCAAGAAGGTCATAATTTTACAGCTAGTATCCAAAAAGGTCAAGGAAGAACAGCAGTTGCTAATACAAATGATAAGAATAAAAAGACGATGGTAGTATTTAGTGGAGAGTTAGATAGGGCAATTGCTTCCTTTATCATTGCTAATGGAGCAGCAGCAATGGGAAGTGAAGTTACACTATTCTTTACCTTCTGGGGATTAAATATTTTACGTAAGAAGGAAAATGTTAAGGTTGAAAAAACTATGATGGACAAGATGTTTGGCAAGATGATGCCGCAAGGAAGTGAAAAGTTACCATTATCTAATATGAATATGTTTGGAATGGGTCCTAAGATGATTAGAAAGGTAATGAATGATAAAGGAGTTGACTCTTTAGAGGCATTAATCGGTCAAGCTAAATTAAATGGAGTTAGATTAGTAGCTTGCCAAATGTCTATGGATGTAATGGGAATTAAGAAAGAAGAATTAATTGAGGGTGTAGAAGTTGGAGGAGTAGCAAGCTTCTTAAGTGATGCTGAAGAATCAAATATGAGTTTATTCATTTAA
- a CDS encoding ArsR/SmtB family transcription factor, with translation MENITNEMEVLKNKAKVLKALSHPIRLCIVKGLMEDEGCNVSKMQNCLEIPQSTLSQHLAKLRNLGILEGKRNGVEINYYVINEDAKKLIKALF, from the coding sequence GTGGAAAATATCACAAATGAAATGGAAGTATTAAAGAATAAAGCTAAAGTATTAAAAGCCTTATCACATCCAATTAGATTATGTATTGTAAAGGGTTTAATGGAAGATGAAGGTTGTAATGTTTCTAAGATGCAAAATTGCTTGGAAATTCCACAATCTACTCTTTCTCAACACCTGGCTAAGTTAAGAAATTTAGGTATTTTAGAAGGAAAGCGAAATGGAGTAGAGATTAATTATTATGTAATTAATGAAGATGCTAAAAAGCTTATAAAGGCTTTATTTTAA
- a CDS encoding CsgG/HfaB family protein, producing the protein MSKKYIRNISIMLIVFIFVSFVGIDYAQAQSVKALSANSDGGSSSSEKGVIGALVVLGIWGVYKLVKGHREKKYSSYLNKAKMYLKEEEYGLAINNLKEAKEIKDNAEVNKLLYEAEANYKKAHYNLGAGYLEEGNWELAYKEFEKVMEYDKNYLDVRQKYNQAYQELKKIKTKRIAVIDFEDTTYRYNLGSRATSLFSAYLLEREPKFIELIERDKLNTVLDEQKLGASGLIDSSTAKELGNILGVDYLVLGKVLSGSVTSDKDYEYVEDWEGQEKKRYNVEKQAYTQIIFKVLDVSDASIILSKKVTKKSRYEDSYYEGNSVIIPSDEELIDDVLSKAVDEFAQIVYEKYEL; encoded by the coding sequence ATGTCTAAGAAGTATATAAGAAATATTTCTATTATGTTAATTGTGTTTATATTTGTTTCTTTTGTAGGAATTGACTATGCTCAAGCTCAAAGTGTGAAAGCTTTATCAGCAAATTCTGATGGTGGATCTAGTAGTTCGGAAAAAGGTGTTATTGGAGCATTAGTTGTTTTGGGTATTTGGGGAGTTTACAAATTAGTAAAAGGACATAGGGAAAAGAAGTATAGTTCATATCTAAATAAAGCTAAAATGTATTTAAAAGAAGAAGAATATGGTTTAGCAATTAATAATCTGAAGGAAGCAAAAGAGATTAAGGATAATGCAGAGGTTAATAAATTATTATATGAAGCAGAAGCTAATTATAAAAAAGCTCATTATAATTTAGGTGCAGGATACTTAGAGGAAGGTAATTGGGAATTGGCTTATAAGGAATTTGAAAAAGTAATGGAATATGATAAAAACTACCTTGATGTTAGGCAGAAATATAATCAAGCATATCAAGAGTTAAAGAAAATAAAGACTAAACGAATAGCCGTAATTGATTTTGAAGATACAACCTATAGATATAATTTAGGAAGTAGAGCCACAAGTTTATTTTCTGCTTATTTATTAGAAAGAGAGCCTAAGTTTATTGAATTAATTGAAAGAGATAAGCTAAATACAGTGCTAGATGAACAAAAACTAGGAGCAAGTGGGTTGATTGATTCATCTACAGCAAAAGAATTAGGTAATATCTTAGGAGTAGACTATTTAGTTTTAGGTAAGGTATTAAGTGGAAGTGTTACTAGTGATAAAGACTATGAATATGTAGAGGATTGGGAAGGTCAAGAGAAGAAAAGGTATAATGTTGAAAAACAAGCATATACTCAAATCATCTTCAAAGTTTTGGATGTCTCTGATGCTTCAATAATTTTAAGTAAGAAGGTTACTAAGAAATCTAGATATGAAGATTCTTATTATGAAGGTAATTCTGTAATTATTCCTTCTGATGAAGAACTAATAGATGATGTATTAAGTAAAGCTGTTGATGAGTTTGCTCAAATTGTATATGAAAAGTATGAATTATAA
- a CDS encoding DUF5050 domain-containing protein: MRRFMLLLLLLTLSLGMVGCNEDKFMNLRGSVQDRFTGEALSGVQVEIGNFLVESNANGYFILENIPVIDDLKVEDRLIKVTAPGYRTYVQELSLEEGDKRVDIKLDTKERKEFIFVSDKDGHKNIYLSDIYGDKITQLTQDKGNDWAPNWSEDRKEIIFLSDRNGHSNIYTMKADGSNLQQITYTTSNKEDPIWLNKDEIIFVSDRDGDYELYQTNLSSSYLKKITDNNHYDGQVSYSSANNKLLYVSETTGQKKIHIMNQDGQGKMVLHTGFGKDTHPSWSADGRTILFTNQGDSISTIYRINPNGSGLKKVLDNKSKIYDYASYDHKGELILFVVEEDGAKSIKILSSQNKIESVLFEEDRDYDSPEWK; encoded by the coding sequence TTGCGGAGGTTTATGCTATTGTTGTTGTTATTAACACTTTCTTTGGGGATGGTAGGATGTAATGAAGATAAATTTATGAATCTTAGAGGAAGTGTTCAAGATAGGTTTACTGGTGAGGCTTTATCTGGTGTACAGGTTGAAATAGGTAACTTTTTAGTAGAAAGTAATGCTAATGGATATTTTATCCTAGAGAATATTCCAGTGATTGATGACCTGAAGGTGGAGGATAGACTTATTAAGGTTACTGCACCAGGTTATAGAACTTATGTTCAAGAGTTAAGTTTAGAAGAAGGAGATAAGAGGGTAGATATTAAATTAGATACTAAAGAAAGAAAAGAATTCATCTTTGTCAGTGATAAAGATGGTCATAAAAATATCTATCTTAGTGATATTTATGGTGATAAGATAACTCAATTAACTCAAGATAAAGGTAATGATTGGGCTCCTAATTGGTCAGAAGATAGAAAAGAAATAATATTTTTATCAGACCGAAATGGCCATAGTAACATATATACTATGAAAGCTGATGGTTCAAATTTACAGCAAATTACTTATACTACATCAAATAAGGAAGATCCCATCTGGCTAAATAAAGATGAAATAATCTTTGTATCAGATCGAGATGGTGATTATGAGCTTTATCAAACAAATTTATCAAGCTCTTATCTGAAAAAAATTACCGATAATAATCATTATGATGGTCAAGTCTCTTATTCTTCAGCTAATAATAAATTACTTTATGTGTCTGAAACAACTGGGCAGAAGAAGATTCATATTATGAATCAAGATGGTCAAGGAAAGATGGTTTTACATACAGGTTTTGGAAAGGATACTCATCCTAGTTGGTCAGCAGATGGAAGAACAATTTTATTTACTAATCAAGGCGATTCTATTTCTACAATTTATAGAATCAACCCTAATGGTAGTGGGTTAAAGAAGGTATTAGATAATAAATCTAAAATTTATGATTATGCAAGTTATGATCACAAGGGAGAATTAATTTTGTTTGTAGTAGAAGAAGATGGGGCTAAAAGTATTAAGATTCTTAGCTCTCAAAATAAAATAGAGAGTGTATTGTTTGAAGAAGATAGGGACTATGATAGTCCAGAATGGAAGTAA
- a CDS encoding CsgG/HfaB family protein — protein sequence MKKSYILLALILLVIVYSSPISAKQNLVAVMPFNNGDLGWNGLDKEHILKGITQMITDKLVEVDGIKVVERTRLNKLIKEQKLGQSGLIDSVTAAELGRILGVDALILGTLTQMEIKEKASISFGPFKSSGVAAKVLLSGRLVDASSGEIKSSFQGIGEGSDRSIQISNLKGVSFGTEAFKKSALGKSIEQATDDFINNITEGLKSKSIEGKVVKVLSNKVIIKVESSEDFALGQRGQLLRLIEVEELEEAVTMPMGEVRVISLSKGAVIAEIIEADSQVTKGDIIKFE from the coding sequence ATGAAGAAAAGTTACATATTATTAGCTTTAATCTTATTAGTCATAGTCTATTCTTCCCCTATTAGTGCTAAGCAGAATTTAGTAGCTGTAATGCCTTTTAATAATGGAGATCTTGGTTGGAATGGATTAGATAAAGAACATATTTTAAAAGGGATTACTCAGATGATCACAGATAAATTAGTTGAAGTAGATGGTATTAAAGTTGTAGAAAGAACTCGTCTTAATAAATTAATAAAGGAGCAGAAATTAGGGCAGAGTGGATTGATAGATTCAGTGACTGCTGCTGAGTTAGGAAGGATATTAGGAGTAGATGCTTTAATTTTAGGTACTTTAACTCAAATGGAAATCAAAGAGAAAGCAAGTATATCTTTTGGTCCCTTTAAAAGCTCTGGAGTAGCAGCAAAAGTTCTGCTTAGTGGCCGGTTAGTGGATGCTAGTAGTGGTGAAATTAAATCATCTTTTCAAGGTATAGGAGAAGGATCTGATAGATCTATTCAAATTTCTAACTTGAAGGGAGTAAGTTTTGGAACAGAAGCCTTCAAAAAATCTGCTTTAGGAAAGAGTATTGAGCAGGCAACTGATGACTTTATTAATAACATAACTGAGGGACTAAAATCTAAGAGTATAGAGGGAAAAGTAGTAAAAGTATTATCTAATAAGGTGATTATTAAGGTTGAGAGTAGTGAAGATTTTGCCTTAGGACAAAGAGGTCAGCTACTTCGTTTGATTGAAGTAGAAGAATTAGAAGAAGCAGTTACTATGCCTATGGGGGAAGTAAGAGTGATTAGTCTTAGTAAAGGGGCAGTAATTGCAGAAATTATAGAAGCTGATAGTCAGGTAACAAAGGGTGATATAATTAAGTTTGAATAG
- a CDS encoding LPP20 family lipoprotein has protein sequence MLRNITIYLLCLIFLFSVVVHADVSSGGIFEKEEDGYLDWEKSVVRATGFGIAPSYVKNKSQAIIMAREAAITMAQRRLLEIIKGVRIDSEQTVENAQIKSDLIKKKVSGLVKGAQIVEEKKMDNRSYMIVVELQFYGRDGIIKAIFPTLKNNLSSANNSDQIISEPQDDVDENYNDIELEEDYTGVIITTSSDLSPALSPKIYNEDGRVVYSIDQVKTDEVITNGIVSYSRSLIDAKNNSLIGDNPLIINAQGVRGEYKTDLILSNEDSLLLEKVGRSGIFSQSKVVIVLN, from the coding sequence ATGTTGCGAAATATTACTATTTATTTATTATGTCTGATTTTTCTATTTAGTGTTGTTGTACACGCTGATGTTAGTAGTGGTGGAATTTTTGAAAAAGAAGAGGATGGATACTTAGATTGGGAGAAATCAGTAGTTAGAGCAACAGGATTTGGAATTGCTCCATCTTATGTTAAAAATAAATCACAAGCAATAATCATGGCAAGAGAAGCAGCTATTACAATGGCACAACGGAGACTTTTAGAAATTATTAAAGGGGTTAGAATTGATTCAGAGCAGACAGTAGAGAATGCTCAAATTAAATCTGATCTTATCAAAAAGAAGGTTTCTGGGTTAGTAAAAGGAGCACAGATAGTCGAAGAAAAGAAGATGGATAATAGAAGTTATATGATAGTAGTAGAATTACAATTTTATGGAAGGGATGGCATTATAAAGGCTATCTTCCCAACTTTAAAGAATAATTTATCATCAGCTAATAACTCAGATCAAATTATTTCAGAGCCTCAAGATGATGTTGATGAGAATTATAATGATATTGAGTTAGAGGAGGACTATACAGGAGTGATAATTACTACTTCTTCAGATCTAAGTCCTGCTTTATCACCTAAGATCTATAATGAAGATGGAAGGGTAGTTTATAGTATTGATCAGGTTAAAACTGATGAAGTCATAACTAATGGTATAGTTTCTTATAGTAGAAGCTTAATTGATGCAAAGAACAATTCTTTAATAGGAGATAATCCATTAATTATTAATGCTCAAGGTGTTAGAGGAGAGTATAAGACTGATTTAATATTATCCAATGAAGATTCATTGTTGCTAGAAAAAGTGGGTCGAAGTGGGATTTTTAGTCAATCTAAAGTTGTTATCGTCTTAAATTAA
- a CDS encoding LPP20 family lipoprotein, producing the protein MRNKKLTIVLLLLMFTLLNVSLVKAETQGKQKVKAKGVSYIQDDNIAKARKVAIDDALRRGVEKVVGTYIDSQTKVKNYQLINDNILKSSKGYIKKYQVLDEYIKDNNYYVEAEVEVGTDNLSEDLRALKLNIKRVGNPRIMVLLSQKEEYLNLPNSIAENELISQLLNSGYQVIDARKINEVINYDKRNAILAGDLFLAAKIGNRLKADLVVVANALASYINLSRHLQDNSLAGLVSYHSQIEAKVINVSTAEVMAAVNGDGKGIGSNKEDAANKSLREASRNISSKIIEQLSQKLIQEPKRITLKISEIQDLKDLNQLKNNLPLLSGVENVYFREYNQGIVLFDLELLNTVEVLDFALELQQAVDFNLKVNTLNEGQLSLELKN; encoded by the coding sequence ATGAGAAATAAGAAGTTAACCATAGTGTTATTGTTACTAATGTTTACACTATTAAATGTTAGTCTTGTAAAAGCCGAGACCCAAGGCAAGCAGAAAGTAAAGGCTAAAGGTGTATCTTATATACAGGATGATAATATAGCTAAGGCGCGTAAAGTTGCTATTGATGATGCTTTGCGGCGGGGAGTTGAAAAGGTTGTAGGAACTTATATAGATTCTCAAACTAAAGTTAAAAATTATCAATTGATAAATGATAATATTTTAAAAAGTAGTAAGGGTTATATTAAGAAATACCAAGTTTTAGATGAATACATCAAAGATAATAATTATTATGTTGAAGCTGAAGTTGAGGTTGGGACTGATAATCTATCTGAGGATTTAAGAGCTTTAAAGCTGAATATTAAGAGGGTAGGTAATCCTAGAATTATGGTTTTATTATCACAGAAAGAAGAGTATCTTAATTTACCAAATTCAATTGCAGAAAATGAACTAATAAGTCAACTTTTAAATTCAGGCTACCAAGTAATAGATGCTAGAAAGATTAATGAGGTTATTAATTATGATAAAAGGAATGCAATCTTAGCAGGTGATTTATTCCTAGCTGCAAAGATTGGGAATCGATTAAAAGCTGATTTAGTAGTAGTTGCTAACGCTTTGGCCAGTTATATTAATTTAAGTAGACATTTGCAGGATAATTCTTTAGCTGGTTTAGTGTCCTACCATAGTCAAATAGAGGCTAAAGTTATTAATGTATCAACAGCAGAGGTAATGGCAGCAGTAAATGGTGATGGTAAAGGGATAGGTAGTAATAAAGAAGATGCTGCTAATAAATCTTTAAGAGAAGCAAGTAGAAATATAAGTTCTAAAATAATAGAGCAGTTAAGTCAAAAATTAATTCAAGAACCTAAAAGAATTACTTTAAAAATTTCAGAGATTCAAGATCTAAAAGATTTAAATCAGCTTAAAAATAACTTACCACTTTTATCAGGAGTAGAGAATGTCTATTTCAGAGAGTATAACCAAGGAATAGTACTTTTTGATCTAGAGTTATTGAATACAGTAGAGGTATTAGATTTTGCTTTAGAATTACAACAAGCTGTAGATTTTAATTTGAAAGTTAATACTTTGAATGAAGGACAGCTTAGTTTAGAGCTTAAAAATTAA